In Candidatus Binatia bacterium, a single window of DNA contains:
- a CDS encoding biopolymer transporter ExbD, whose translation MALGSLKRRARSPIMSDINITPLTDIFLVLLIIFMVTSAAMVESGAKISLPEVDSTSSQPREVTITVTPNHDIYINSTLTAYEDLEGVIHGLVSARPDIPVVLEGDREVLFGDAVKILAIAQKAGATQIAIAAERRQGS comes from the coding sequence GTGGCGCTCGGTAGCCTGAAACGGCGGGCGCGCTCGCCGATCATGTCGGACATCAACATCACGCCGCTGACTGATATCTTCCTCGTCTTGCTGATCATCTTCATGGTGACCAGTGCGGCGATGGTGGAATCCGGGGCCAAGATCAGTTTGCCCGAGGTGGACAGCACCTCCTCACAGCCGCGCGAGGTCACCATCACGGTGACGCCGAACCACGACATCTACATCAACAGCACCCTGACCGCGTACGAGGATCTCGAGGGCGTGATCCACGGCTTGGTGAGCGCGCGTCCGGACATACCGGTGGTCCTCGAAGGGGACCGTGAGGTGCTCTTCGGCGACGCGGTCAAGATCTTGGCCATTGCGCAGAAGGCCGGGGCCACGCAGATCGCCATCGCGGCGGAGCGGCGGCAAGGGAGCTG
- a CDS encoding MotA/TolQ/ExbB proton channel family protein translates to MEGLSVLDMIQTGWIATYPLILFSVVTLSIVLERVWSLRNLVSGSLSLASTICPPLERGDFNTALRASQGQATSPAGRIFADVLARHQSDSMEYLSGLTEDKRFEELEALKGPLWVLGTIGSSAPFIGLFGTVVGIVKAFHNMAIMGSGGFSVVAAGISEALIATALGLVVAILAVIFYNYFQTRIERIEAALTIASNRVLDAIHLGRQSSGAR, encoded by the coding sequence GTGGAAGGCTTGAGCGTACTCGATATGATTCAGACGGGTTGGATCGCCACCTACCCGTTGATCTTGTTCTCGGTGGTCACGCTGAGCATCGTCCTGGAGCGCGTCTGGTCCCTGCGCAATCTGGTTTCCGGCAGTCTGTCTCTCGCTAGCACCATCTGCCCGCCCCTTGAACGTGGGGATTTCAATACGGCGCTGCGGGCCAGCCAGGGTCAAGCGACATCCCCGGCCGGGCGCATCTTCGCTGACGTGCTGGCGCGCCATCAGTCCGACTCGATGGAATACCTCTCTGGCCTGACCGAAGATAAGCGCTTTGAAGAACTCGAAGCGCTCAAGGGTCCGCTGTGGGTGTTGGGGACCATTGGCAGCAGCGCCCCCTTCATCGGGCTGTTCGGCACCGTCGTCGGTATCGTCAAGGCCTTTCACAACATGGCCATCATGGGCAGCGGCGGCTTCTCGGTCGTCGCGGCTGGCATTTCCGAAGCCCTGATTGCCACCGCCCTCGGGCTCGTGGTCGCCATCCTCGCCGTCATCTTCTACAACTACTTCCAGACTCGCATTGAGCGCATTGAAGCCGCGCTCACCATCGCCTCGAATCGCGTCCTCGACGCCATCCATCTTGGGAGGCAGTCCAGTGGCGCTCGGTAG
- a CDS encoding cyclase family protein: protein MGLTVLLTAGCSARSRPAPPLIDVRKFVDLSYSFGPDTIYWPTAESFTLTPVSHGRTPLGYWYAANNLSMAEHGGTHMDAPIHFAEGGHTVDTVSLHSCIGPAAVIDVRMQSAADRDYRLTVDDIKGWERRNGRLPPGALVIMWSGWGKFWPDKLRYLGTDQKGDVGHLHFPGFSKEAAEFLVKERDVAAIGVDTASIDYGQSTDFMVHQVINGAGKPAFENLANVDRLPANGATLMALPIKIAGGSGAPARIVAILP, encoded by the coding sequence GTGGGACTGACGGTGTTGCTGACGGCGGGATGTTCGGCCCGGTCCCGCCCGGCGCCGCCGCTGATCGATGTGCGCAAGTTCGTCGATCTCTCTTACTCGTTCGGCCCGGACACCATCTACTGGCCCACGGCCGAGTCCTTTACCCTGACCCCGGTGTCACATGGCCGCACGCCACTGGGGTACTGGTACGCCGCCAACAACCTTTCCATGGCCGAACACGGCGGCACCCACATGGATGCGCCCATTCATTTCGCCGAGGGTGGCCACACCGTTGATACGGTCTCCCTCCACTCCTGCATAGGGCCGGCGGCCGTGATCGATGTTCGTATGCAAAGCGCGGCGGACCGTGACTACCGCCTCACGGTTGACGACATCAAGGGATGGGAGCGACGCAACGGACGTCTTCCTCCCGGTGCCCTCGTCATCATGTGGAGCGGATGGGGAAAGTTCTGGCCGGACAAGCTTCGCTACCTCGGGACGGACCAAAAGGGGGACGTCGGCCACCTGCATTTCCCAGGCTTCTCAAAAGAAGCGGCGGAGTTCCTGGTCAAAGAGCGTGACGTCGCCGCCATCGGGGTCGACACCGCCAGCATCGATTACGGCCAGTCCACCGACTTCATGGTCCACCAGGTCATCAATGGCGCCGGCAAGCCTGCCTTCGAGAATCTGGCGAACGTGGATCGGCTGCCTGCAAACGGCGCAACCCTGATGGCGCTGCCGATCAAGATTGCCGGCGGCAGCGGCGCGCCGGCGCGCATCGTCGCCATCCTGCCATAG
- a CDS encoding DUF1573 domain-containing protein, whose amino-acid sequence MLLHACAEPTPSPTAPSAPKVTFQDVRYDFGVADQGAKVTHTYRFRNTGGLDLNVDNLRTSCGCAAAVTSARTLPPGGEGAIEVVFDTTDSLGDQSRTITVYSNDPAQPVSTLTLSGRVDADVAVDPPRLYVGHVIRGQTASNSVRIVGAAAAASVETRGNVIAGTFSPAPPGGGSRRLQVAVKQDAPLGKFEETVALHTGNQRHPLLTVPITGIVDGDVVVSPAQLSFGVTAPGAGASLMLGLHNRGKQPVHIRAVHLTPAVGVAAVTTVRDGEDYRVTVTLSAGLHPGKISGTLDVDTDHPEQPHILVPFSARVAEKS is encoded by the coding sequence ATGCTGCTCCACGCTTGCGCTGAGCCAACGCCCTCTCCCACGGCGCCATCGGCTCCCAAGGTCACTTTCCAAGACGTCCGCTACGACTTCGGTGTTGCGGATCAGGGAGCGAAGGTCACCCACACCTACCGGTTCAGGAACACTGGTGGCCTCGATCTGAATGTTGACAATCTGCGGACGTCGTGCGGCTGCGCGGCGGCAGTGACCTCGGCTCGCACCCTTCCGCCCGGAGGTGAAGGAGCGATCGAGGTGGTTTTCGACACCACGGACTCCCTCGGGGACCAGAGCAGAACCATTACCGTCTATTCCAATGACCCGGCCCAGCCGGTGAGCACGCTCACGCTGAGCGGCCGCGTCGACGCGGACGTCGCTGTCGATCCGCCACGACTGTACGTCGGCCACGTGATTCGCGGCCAGACTGCATCGAACAGCGTACGCATCGTCGGTGCTGCCGCGGCTGCTTCGGTGGAAACCCGGGGAAATGTAATTGCAGGGACATTCAGCCCCGCCCCGCCGGGCGGCGGCAGCAGGCGGCTGCAAGTTGCCGTCAAGCAGGATGCGCCACTCGGCAAATTCGAGGAAACCGTCGCCCTCCACACCGGCAACCAGCGGCATCCGCTTCTGACCGTGCCGATCACCGGCATAGTGGACGGTGATGTCGTGGTCTCACCGGCGCAGCTGAGTTTTGGCGTGACCGCGCCGGGCGCCGGGGCGTCACTGATGCTCGGCCTGCACAATCGCGGCAAGCAGCCGGTGCACATCAGAGCCGTTCATCTGACGCCCGCGGTCGGTGTCGCAGCCGTGACGACGGTCCGCGACGGCGAGGACTACCGGGTGACGGTCACGCTGAGCGCAGGTCTGCACCCAGGGAAGATTTCCGGGACGCTGGACGTGGACACCGATCATCCCGAGCAGCCACACATCCTCGTGCCGTTCTCGGCCCGGGTGGCGGAGAAGTCGTAG
- a CDS encoding PfkB family carbohydrate kinase, producing the protein MANVKHRELRPYRFPAGKRFDVVGFGLSSVDHLCIVNRHPRLDSKQQIVTYDQQPGGQVPTALVALQRWGLRTAYVGTFGDDAGGASSRAALADEGVDLSACVTRHNTRQQVSVILIDEVSGERSVLSERVPELVLHADELPRQSLTNGSVLLMDAVDMPAAIVAARAAKDEGILTVLDTDTPAPRIDELLRLTDVLIVGAEFPARLTGISDLRKALRHTAKRGPWFAGVTLGPGGALALVHGALHYVPAFRVPVVDSTGAGDIFHAGSIYGLLQGWPVPDILRFASAAAALKCEKLGGRPGIPSLERATALARSG; encoded by the coding sequence GTGGCGAACGTCAAACATAGAGAGCTGCGGCCGTATCGGTTCCCGGCGGGCAAACGATTCGACGTTGTCGGCTTCGGCCTGAGTAGCGTCGACCATCTCTGTATCGTCAATCGCCATCCCCGCCTGGATTCGAAGCAGCAGATTGTAACTTACGACCAGCAGCCGGGCGGCCAGGTGCCCACGGCGCTGGTGGCGCTGCAGCGCTGGGGTTTGCGCACCGCGTATGTGGGCACCTTCGGCGATGACGCCGGTGGCGCCTCGTCGCGTGCCGCGCTGGCAGACGAGGGCGTTGACCTCTCGGCCTGCGTCACCCGCCACAACACGCGCCAGCAAGTGTCGGTGATCCTGATCGACGAAGTATCGGGAGAGCGGTCGGTGTTGTCGGAACGAGTCCCTGAGCTGGTGCTGCATGCCGACGAGCTGCCGCGCCAGTCGTTGACCAACGGCAGCGTCCTGCTGATGGACGCCGTCGACATGCCGGCAGCGATTGTCGCGGCACGGGCTGCGAAGGACGAGGGCATCCTGACGGTGCTCGACACCGACACGCCAGCGCCCCGGATCGACGAGCTACTGCGACTGACGGACGTGTTGATCGTCGGCGCCGAATTCCCGGCGCGACTCACCGGCATCAGCGATTTGCGCAAAGCCTTGCGGCACACCGCCAAGCGCGGTCCGTGGTTCGCCGGCGTCACCCTCGGCCCCGGTGGTGCGCTGGCGCTGGTGCACGGTGCGTTGCACTACGTTCCGGCCTTCCGCGTGCCCGTCGTTGACAGCACTGGCGCCGGCGACATCTTCCACGCCGGCAGCATCTACGGACTGCTGCAAGGGTGGCCGGTTCCGGACATCCTGCGGTTCGCCTCGGCTGCCGCCGCGCTCAAGTGTGAGAAGCTGGGCGGCCGTCCCGGCATTCCGAGCTTGGAGCGTGCCACCGCTCTGGCGCGTTCAGGCTGA
- a CDS encoding LLM class F420-dependent oxidoreductase yields MRFGLNVGYPGARMTINIELVKEADRLGFHSVWSAEAYGSDAVTPLAWIAGQTQRINLGTAIMQMPARTPAMTAMTATTLDQLSGGRFLLGLGPSGPQVVEGWHGVPYGKPLARTREYVEIVRQIWAREQPLQHQGVHYQIPYNGPGSSGLGKPLKSILHGRQIPIYLASIGPKSVELTAEVANGWIPVWYSPYRTSVYRDALEAGFRKAGGGKGVHNFDIAPAVAVVLGDDVGACLSFIKPVLALYIGGMGARGKNFYNDLACRYGFEEAAKKIQDLYLSGKKDEAAAAVPDTLADEVSLVGPKERIRDRLAAWRECGVTTLMCGLMQIEAVRALAEIGA; encoded by the coding sequence ATGCGATTCGGACTGAATGTCGGCTACCCCGGCGCTCGAATGACCATCAACATCGAACTGGTCAAGGAAGCCGACCGCCTGGGGTTCCATTCGGTCTGGTCCGCTGAGGCGTATGGGTCGGACGCCGTGACGCCGTTGGCCTGGATTGCGGGCCAGACGCAGCGGATCAACCTGGGTACGGCAATCATGCAGATGCCCGCCCGCACCCCGGCCATGACGGCAATGACGGCGACCACGCTCGATCAGCTTTCCGGTGGTCGCTTCTTGCTCGGCCTCGGCCCCTCCGGCCCGCAAGTGGTCGAAGGGTGGCACGGTGTGCCCTACGGCAAACCGCTGGCCCGCACGCGCGAGTACGTCGAGATCGTTCGCCAGATCTGGGCGCGAGAACAACCCCTCCAACATCAGGGAGTGCACTACCAGATTCCGTACAACGGTCCCGGCTCCTCAGGTTTGGGCAAGCCGCTCAAGAGCATCCTGCATGGCCGGCAAATTCCGATCTATCTCGCCTCCATCGGGCCAAAGAGCGTCGAGCTGACGGCGGAGGTCGCCAATGGCTGGATACCGGTGTGGTATTCGCCCTATCGCACGAGTGTCTACCGCGACGCTTTAGAGGCTGGGTTCCGCAAAGCCGGCGGCGGCAAGGGCGTCCACAACTTCGACATTGCACCGGCGGTAGCCGTGGTGCTGGGCGACGACGTCGGCGCGTGTTTGAGTTTCATCAAGCCGGTACTGGCCCTCTACATCGGCGGCATGGGCGCGCGCGGCAAGAACTTCTACAACGACCTCGCATGCCGCTACGGTTTCGAAGAAGCGGCGAAGAAGATCCAGGACCTGTACCTCAGCGGGAAGAAGGACGAGGCCGCCGCGGCGGTGCCGGATACGCTCGCAGACGAGGTGTCGCTGGTCGGACCAAAGGAGCGTATCCGTGATCGTCTGGCTGCCTGGCGCGAGTGCGGCGTGACGACGTTGATGTGCGGTTTGATGCAAATCGAAGCCGTGCGGGCGCTGGCAGAGATTGGAGCGTAA
- a CDS encoding CoA transferase, whose translation MTSLPLADVRILAFTQLGAGPYAMTMLGDLGAEIIKIEDPTIGGDEARSVPPYAADGDSPYFQSFNRNAKSLTLNLRTPQGQEVFHRFARVSNAVYANARGDLPAKLGLDYASLKEFNPRLVCCSLSGFGKTGPRAAEPGYDFLMQALAGFMSVSGDPGSPPTRCGVSVVDFSGGLTSAVGLLIGLLRARETGIGCDVDVSLLDTAISMLNYLAVWSLKGYRLERQPDSAHQTLVPSQNFPTQDGNIVIMCMKEKFWQRLADRIGVSHLKDDARFRTIQDRLTHRHELIPLLKEVLRTKTTDEWLGVLRGHVPCAPVYSVEQALQDEQVLAREMVTTVEHAQFGPLRQVGCPIKIDDVRPRYKPASRLGADTDELLHELLGLSHVEIERLRERGAI comes from the coding sequence ATGACGTCACTGCCGCTGGCGGATGTTCGTATTCTCGCCTTCACCCAGCTGGGTGCTGGCCCCTATGCCATGACCATGCTGGGCGACCTGGGTGCCGAGATCATCAAGATCGAAGATCCGACGATCGGCGGCGACGAGGCGCGGAGCGTCCCGCCGTATGCCGCCGATGGCGACAGCCCGTACTTCCAGTCGTTCAACCGCAACGCCAAGTCGCTGACGCTCAACCTCCGCACGCCTCAAGGCCAGGAGGTGTTCCACCGTTTCGCGCGCGTGTCGAATGCCGTCTACGCCAACGCGCGTGGCGACTTGCCGGCAAAGCTCGGGCTGGATTACGCCAGCTTGAAGGAGTTCAACCCGCGCCTCGTCTGTTGTTCACTGTCGGGGTTCGGCAAGACCGGTCCGCGCGCCGCCGAACCGGGCTACGACTTTCTCATGCAAGCACTGGCCGGCTTCATGAGCGTCAGCGGCGATCCGGGTTCGCCGCCGACGCGATGCGGCGTGTCCGTCGTCGATTTCTCCGGCGGTCTGACCTCGGCCGTGGGATTGTTGATCGGTTTGTTGCGTGCGCGCGAGACCGGCATCGGTTGTGATGTTGACGTCAGCTTGCTCGACACCGCGATCTCGATGCTCAACTACCTCGCGGTGTGGAGCTTGAAAGGCTACCGCCTCGAACGCCAGCCCGACTCCGCGCACCAAACGCTGGTGCCCTCACAGAACTTCCCGACCCAGGACGGCAACATCGTCATCATGTGCATGAAGGAAAAGTTCTGGCAGCGACTGGCCGATCGGATCGGGGTGTCGCATCTGAAAGACGATGCGCGCTTTCGCACGATTCAGGACCGCCTCACGCACCGCCATGAGCTGATTCCCTTACTCAAAGAGGTGCTGCGCACCAAGACCACGGATGAGTGGCTCGGGGTCCTGCGCGGGCACGTGCCGTGCGCCCCGGTGTACAGCGTCGAACAGGCGCTCCAGGATGAGCAGGTGTTGGCACGGGAGATGGTGACCACCGTCGAGCACGCCCAGTTCGGCCCCCTGCGTCAAGTCGGCTGTCCCATCAAGATCGACGACGTGCGGCCGCGCTATAAGCCAGCCTCACGGCTGGGCGCCGACACCGACGAGCTGCTGCACGAGCTGCTCGGTCTGTCGCACGTGGAGATCGAACGCTTGCGGGAGCGCGGCGCCATCTGA